In Gadus chalcogrammus isolate NIFS_2021 chromosome 23, NIFS_Gcha_1.0, whole genome shotgun sequence, a genomic segment contains:
- the htr5ab gene encoding 5-hydroxytryptamine (serotonin) receptor 5A, genome duplicate b produces MSSFNSSVLLGNSSAAAAAAAAGAPGHDYGGNIYRPFSVFSVLTLTLLAMLVVATFVWNLLVLMTILRVRTFHRVPHNLVASMAISDVMVAALVMPLSLLHELNGRLWKLGRVLCQVWISFDVLCCTASIWNVTAIALDRYWSITRHLEYTLKTRKKISNVMIGLTWVLSAIISLAPLFGWGETYTQGFKCQVSQDPFYTIFSTFTAFYLPLCVVLFVYWKIYKAAKFRIGSRKTNSITPMGEVNDGSLQPQMAFAARHATVTFQTDGDTWREQKEKKAAMMVGILIGVFVLCWIPFFITELVTPLCSCDVPPLWKSVFLWLGYSNSFFNPLIYTAFNKNYNNALRNLFSRQR; encoded by the exons ATGTCGTCCTTTAACTCCAGCGTCCTCCTCGGTAACTccagcgcggcggcggcggcggcggcggcgggcgcccCCGGCCACGACTACGGGGGCAACATCTACCGGCCCTTCTCCGTCTTCAGCGTGCTGACGCTCACCCTGCTGGCCATGCTGGTGGTGGCCACCTTCGTGTGGAACCTCCTAGTGCTGATGACCATCCTTAGGGTGCGCACCTTCCACCGCGTGCCCCACAACCTGGTGGCCTCCATGGCCATCTCCGACGTGATGGTGGCCGCCCTGGTCATGCCCCTCAGCCTGCTCCACGAGCTCAACGGCCGGCTGTGGAAGCTAGGCCGCGTGCTCTGCCAGGTGTGGATCTCCTTTGACGTGCTCTGCTGCACCGCCAGCATCTGGAACGTCACGGCCATCGCCCTCGACCGCTACTGGTCGATCACGCGGCACCTGGAGTACACGCTGAAGACGCGCAAGAAGATCTCCAACGTGATGATCGGCCTCACCTGGGTGCTGTCCGCCATCATCTCCCTGGCGCCGCTGTTTGGCTGGGGCGAGACGTACACCCAGGGCTTCAAGTGCCAGGTGAGCCAGGACCCCTTCTACACCATCTTCTCCACCTTCACGGCGTTCTACCTGCCGCTCTGCGTGGTGCTCTTCGTCTACTGGAAGATCTACAAGGCCGCCAAGTTCCGGATCGGCTCTCGTAAAACCAACAGCATCACGCCCATGGGCGAG GTGAATGACGGCTCTCTTCAGCCTCAGATGGCGTTCGCGGCGCGCCACGCCACCGTCACCTTCCAGACGGACGGGGACACCTGGCGcgagcagaaggagaagaaggccGCCATGATGGTGGGCATCCTGATCGGCGTTTTCGTCCTCTGCTGGATCCCCTTCTTCATCACCGAGCTGGTCACGCCCCTGTGCTCCTGCGACGTCCCGCCCCTCTGGAAGTCCGTCTTCCTGTGGCTGGGCTACTCCAACTCCTTCTTCAACCCGCTCATCTACACCGCCTTCAACAAGAACTACAATAACGCCCTGAGGAACCTCTTCTCCCGCCAGCGCTGA